In the Streptomyces spororaveus genome, GGTAGATCAGCACTCCGAGCAGGGCGCCGGCGAAGTGGGCGCTGAGGCTGAGCCCGGCCACGGCCGGGCTGATGCCGAACTCGGCCCGCAGGGCCGGGATGGCGGGGCCGTAGAGCGCCTGGAGGGCGCCGATCACCACGAACGCCAGACACGAGGCGGCGATCGCGACGGTGGTGAGGAGGGGCTTCCCTCCTTCCGGCGGGTCGGCCTCGCGGGTGGCGGTCATGGTTCTCCTCGTCGGTCACGGTCGAATGAACACGGTCGATGTTCATTAAGGGCGGAAGTTCACACCAGCTCCCGCACGCTACACATCTTGGATGTTCGTTTCAACACTTCAGGTGTTCGAAACGCACATCCACGTGAGCGGGCGCCCCCGTATGTGCTAAAAGCAGACACATGAACGTGATGGAGAGGCACAAGTTCGTCGTGGGACTGCTCGTTGAGCAGAACCGCGCGACGGTGGCCGAGCTGGCCCAAGCCACCGGGGCGTCCGAGATGACCATCCGCCGGGACCTGGAAGTCCTGGAGTCCCGGGGAGCCCTGCGCCGCGTGCGCGGCGGCGCGGTGAGCAGCCTGCCCGGCGGCGTCGAGCCCCCCTACGCGATCCGGGCCATGTCGGGAGCGCAGGCCAAGGAGCGGCTCGCGCGCGCCGTGGTCGAACTGCTCACCGACGGCGAGACCGTCGCGCTGGACACGGGCACGACGGCCGTTGCCGTCGCCCGGGCCATGGCGGACCGCCGGCTCACGGTCGCCCCCCTGTCACTGCACGCGGCCTTCGCCCTGTCCGCGCACCCCGGCGTCCAACTGGTGATGCCCGGCGGGCAGGTGCGTCCCGAGGAGCTGTCCTTCTACGGCCACACGCCCGTACAGACCTTCAAGGACCTGTGCTTCGACACGTTCGTCCTGGGCTGCTGCGGGGTCGACCCCGTCCAGGGCGCCACCGCCTACAACCTCGACGACGTGCAGGTGAAGCGGGCGGCGGTCGCCTCGGCCCAGCG is a window encoding:
- a CDS encoding DeoR/GlpR family DNA-binding transcription regulator, whose translation is MNVMERHKFVVGLLVEQNRATVAELAQATGASEMTIRRDLEVLESRGALRRVRGGAVSSLPGGVEPPYAIRAMSGAQAKERLARAVVELLTDGETVALDTGTTAVAVARAMADRRLTVAPLSLHAAFALSAHPGVQLVMPGGQVRPEELSFYGHTPVQTFKDLCFDTFVLGCCGVDPVQGATAYNLDDVQVKRAAVASAQRVILVATADKIGRTALGRICSLEDVALVVTDAPADSPAIEVLRDQGVEVVRPLDA